A stretch of DNA from Hirundo rustica isolate bHirRus1 chromosome 1, bHirRus1.pri.v3, whole genome shotgun sequence:
GAAGATTTTTGGCTTCTTGCAGATCCTGAGAAGAGTTTTCCCCATATTCTTCTTTCAGCCACTGCCtgaactgcagaaattaaaaatacatatacaaAATGATGGAACAGTAACATGAAATTGATAGAGAAGTAACCCTTCTTCCTGTCCTACGGAATTTCAATAACCTTTAGAATCATACACAGTTCAAAGAAAAGCTCTCCAAATACTGCatcaacagcagcacagaatgCACAGCACAGGAACACATATTTGAAATCACTGAGACCCCTTACATCTCCTGAAACAACACATCTGTAGAACAGCTTGGCTGACTCAAGTAATAGAGAGCAAGGAACACCTGCTGGGAAAGGACATCCTGAACGTAAAatctccctgttcctgctgcataCACAAACAATAAGAGGAATTAGCATGGAAGCCAATATGATCAGCCAACTTGCCCAAGTCACAATAGGCTGCAAGAAGGTTGAAATCAGAAAATGAACCACTCTTACAGGTTTTTTACCTTGAGCCCAGAAACACCGTAGTAAAAATGTAGTGTGCTTATCATAAGAGGTGTCTTCTAGGAAGAAATAGTCCACGAGTTTTACAAGCTATAGAATAGGATCCCATATATTACTGATATGAACGACTGAATATGGTACCTGTAACATATGTACCAGGCCCAGCTGATGATCAGTCCAGCTCTGTAGTCTGCTTTGAGAGTAACCAGATATAAATGATGAGGAAAGAATCAAGCAATGGCAGGGCAGTAATGCCGGGACCTTTTCCCTGGTCATTTCCTCAGCTTGCAGCAATTTTCAGCTCAGGTGCTTTCAGAGGCTGAGGCAGTATCTTTGTGTTTGATAACACAAATGAATTCTTTTGTCATGAGATCTCATTCTAAACCCACATTTTTTTACCACAAGACACCTGTATGCCAACAAGCTCCGTAAGTACATATTGTATAAATCCCCCACTCCTTTTCCTTGAGTTGAATCTTCCAAAAGATAACTCTGTCTCATAGGGAAGAGTGGAAATTTCACATGTTCGCTTCTTCTATCCACTCAACTCCGACACTTCTTTGCCTGTTGGAGAATTTAAGTCCAGTTCCTGACAATTTTGTTGAGTTTATCTGCAGAAGCAGCTAGTAAACAAAGACTCCAACTGTTTTGTCCCAGTGGGGATAATATTCATTTTCCAAAACTTAACCTTCATAGCTTTGTTCTGTTTGAGGCTCATGAACAGCTTGATCCATAAAGATCATTTACTAGGTCATTAGGAGACAAGACCTCAACATAGACAGTTCTTCCCATTCCTTAAAGAGGTCCTCAGGCAAATCTGAAGCCTCAGAATACCACGTGGAAGTTTGGAACAAGCTATGGTGTGACCTTAGTGACTAAACCTCATCCTATAAGACCAAGATCTAGAGGACAACATTCCAGAGAGCCCACAGGATACCACTACCCTTTAGTGGCACAGCAAAATACCAAATGCTGCTGAAATCTGAAAAAGTTCACGCCCTAGGCAGATGGCATCATTCCACTGAAATCAGGTGTGTAAACAGACACCTGCTAAGGATGTGGTTGCTCTTAAGAGACAGTAAGAAACTACAGCCCAGCCAATGAGTACAGGTGGATACTTCTTTTTGCAACCTACTGCCTCCCCCTCAAGTGCATAAAGACAGAATGCGCAGTCCATGGTGGATGAAAAAAGAGAGACGTTACTGTCTTTATCAGGCTATTTGCATACAGCCTTAATTGTCATTGCTGTTAGACCAAACCAATTAGAGTAGAAATGACTGTAAGGGAGGAAGGAGACAAGTCTGGAAAGTCCCTCTCTGACTTTTGTCTCTTAAAAATCAGTTATTCTACCATTAACACCAGTTCCAAACAATCCAGGAAACATTCcgttaaatattaaaaaaaacacaaatatttacagTTGCTAACTGCATCATGCAAAACAAATGGTAATTTCTAAACCCTgagctttctgcagcagaatgacaggaatggaataaaaaaaacaacatccTTTGTCTCGTGTATTTTGCTTTCCGACTTTGGTTTGCCtctgttgttgttatttttaataagcacaataggcaaaaaaacccacacaacaaCAGCATGCTGAGCAATGGAAAATAGAAGGGACGGCCACAGTAGGTTGGTAACATAAGTGGAAGTCACCAATCACCCACAGGGAGCAGGTCTTTTGCGtaggatggggtttttttggagtaagaaactgatttttgttttatgaaacCGCTTTGGCAGTCCTATTCTTTCATTGATTCTCCTAGTCCTACAAAACCTTCAAAGGctaataagaaagaaaaagggtcAGATCTGAGGCTGCCCTAAACATCAGAAAATTTATTAAGTCTTAGCCACAGGAGGTGGGAGGGGGTCACAACAGACAAATCATAATGAGGACTTAGTTTAACTACTGGACAGGAAAGATTTGTGATGATGATTTCTTTCCTGCTTACTATTTCAAATGAATGTGTTGGGGGGAAACCCATTACTTTTATGCAACTGGTAGTTATAGGTTGGCCCTTTTGCTGTGTTCTGAGCAACTCACCCTTTACCTTTTACCCCTGTAAAGGTGCTAACCTTGAACTGTGTCTTAGATCACATGAAGCAACCACGAGATTGACAGCACAGTTGGGCAGGAGGTGTTTAGATGCTGTGCTTCATCCCTTCTCCCAGCCAGCATTCCCTGATACCTCCAGATCCACCCGTATCTCCTTTGTGGAGCAGGCTGGGCTAAGAAGCCATTCCCTCAAAGCAAAAACGGGGAGTCAGAAAAACCACACAGAGCGCAAAATAATGAGAAGTAGCCCATGATCTGACTTGGAGTTGTGTTTCACAGCTCTTTTTTGTACCTCATTTACCTGATCAACGTCATGTTTTTCGAATTCCTGTAGCTGTCTCTGGAAGCCCATGTTTGGATTGGCACAGGATCTCGCCGCACGGACAACGGACAGTGCATCTTCCCAGCCAAAGTCTGTGATGGTCATGATGTAGGCAACCACCAGTGTGACACTTCTGGAGACACCTGCAAGGCTGCATGGAAAACGGGGTGCGATTACACCGTAGCAGCGCTGCACTTCACCTGTCACAGCTAAAAGCATCACTTCTCAATATCATAGCACACTGTTGTGTTGCTTGCCATGAGGAAAAGTGTTATAATATTTGAGTTAAATGGTTTTGGTGCTGCTTTTTCAAATGcggtagaaaaaaaaatatctacaTGGTCCAGAAAGCAGGGTTTGAATGGTAACTCATATAagactgaaaaggaagaaataagcaTGAAGTAGTCACAAAAGCAGGGGACAGTGCACACATTCTAAGTTAGATTTGGgttttaaaaaggcagaagtAAGTCACCcactttctttcttctgtttataTAGATCAGAGCAGCGAAATAAGACTGTTTCCTCTCCACCATGAATAAAGGCTGCAATTTCATGGGGCCGAAATGAACTTTAACTGAACCAATAAGAGGTACGAATGTCTGGTTGCTTGAGTTCCTCTTTCTGCTATCCACTGCATTGTGCAGCTTGAACTCTCAGGACTCTCCAGTTTCCCCAGATGAAAAGCTGGGATAGAGTAAGAACCATTTAATGCCTGGTTGGAAAACACTGGACAAACTCAGAACTATTTCTATTGAGGGTATAAAGAATGTGTTAGAGTTATATCTatattataaattttaaaagaatagatttttttatttaccaCAGTAAAAAAGTTACCAGActctttcataattttatgTTTCTGAAATACCTCACAAATTTAAatatatgggtttttttaaactctgtcaGCATTCAGACGACTTACTCCTGTTTTCCATACACCAAGACTGACCAAATGGCTCATGCACAGCCCTGTCATGAGTCAATAGCAAAGTGAGGATTTATGCTCAGGGCCTTTGTACAAGTCCAGTGCTCAAATCACAAGATGACGCTGATTCCAGATATAGACTCAGATATGTCCCTTGGACATATAGCACAAAGACCACAACCAATAgcagagagcaagaaaaaacccagggtGGGATTTCCTTTTCTATTCTTTACAGTCTCAGAAGCATCTCTCCAATCAGGGTCTTGCTATTAACAAATGCAACATTTGAATGCTTCAGcagtttaaagaaaagaaagaaggaaaaatatcaatttctgttcagacatttttttttaaacaactctGAAGTCACCAAAGCAGCTGTTAGAGAAACTAATCAAATTAGGATTATGGAAATCATATTTAGAAATACAGTGATTAAAATGATGGGAACTATATAATATGTCTCCAGCCAACACACTCCTAGTCAAATTGATCCTACAAAAATGTTTGATAAGAGAAGGTCAAGAAGAATTTCATGGGCTCCTTTCATCTCCAAGCAGCTGCCCACCCCAGAGACACGAAAGTCCTAGCATAAGGCTCCAATAGCATTTGTAAATCTTCTGGGGCTTTTTGAATAAAGGGGGAAATTCAGTCCAAGAGGATCTTGCTACAGAGGGGAGATGACcactaatttattaaaattatgaaCATCCAAATCAAGGTAGAGAAACCCTTAAGAAGTTTTTTTTAGCGAGCAGTATACATACCAGTGAACTAAGCAGCCTTCACCTGCGAGCCGGCACTCATGGATAAATTTGATGCTCTCTCTGAAATGCCttgctctgaaaacaaaagcagaagggGGATAAAGAAAGTGCTGTATTTAGTAAAATCACTACttagaaagagagaaatatatCCGAAAGCtcacttcatgctgtttctagAATTTAGAACTGAATACAGGTCTTACAAAGTAAAAGTTACCGTCTGCCAATGAAACACAAAACTCACTGACCTTAGTTATTCGCCACTCTATCCGAGTAGGAAACTGGTATTTTAGGCACTACAGTATGATAAACTTTATTCTGATGATTGTCAGGTCTgtattttggtttgtgtttgatTCTTCTTTAAAGCAGTGACTTGACCTCACACGTCCTTGTGCGCTCAGATGTCAGATGGAACTCAGCACAACTACACAAGCAGTTCTTCAGACATAATGTCTCTCACAAAGAGACGCTACCTGCTACCCAAACTTATGCTTAACTTCACCTCCTTCTTCAAGTCATGGGCTAGAGCATATCTAAACATTAAGACTTTCTGCTTGGCTATGTGAAATCACTCCCTTTTGTCTCTGCTATGAAAAAATGCTCAATTCAAGCCTTGTTTTCTATAGTTCCTTCCAGTATTCTTTCAGACAGCAGTACCCCTTCTGCCCATATTTAGGGTATCAGCCTACAGCCCGCCctttttaaagcagcagaaaacaaaatgtagaGGAGACCCCGTTTGCAAACTTTAGGGTTTCTAATCTCATTATCCTTTACACATGCCCCTTTCATTTTAATTGGAGCACAGTGAAGGATAGCAAGTGGGCAGCTGTCATCATCTGAGTGACTATGCAGCACTGTCTCTCTGCATCCCAGTTCCACGTTGCTCACCCCTGCTTTCCGACTGCGATGCCTTTGGCGCTGCCTGCAGTTTACCACAGTGGCAACCAGCACCTCTTAGTTCAACAGGGCTGGGGTTCACTGTGGCCTTTGACTGCTCTTGCAATTCAAACTCAGAAGCAGTAGCAATGTGGGCAACACAGGCAGAGGAAAGAGGTTCTTAGGGGGCAGTCATTACCAGGCCTGTTGGCAGGGGCAAACCTGAAAGCACATTGCGCTCAACACCCATGAAACACAACGTCCTGTATTCAAGATGTTTCCCCTTTCTGGGTGCATATTATACCACaagggtaaaagaaaaaaacctcagcccagcaccagcagccacacaaaaatCAGGAATACCCACATAAAAGGAAGCTTCCCTTCCTTGCCTAACAGTGCAGCTGCTGATACTGTAAACACTCCCGACCTGAAGGACAAGACTGATGCAACGGAGTGTCACTGCCTGCAGAACTTTTCAAAGGCAATGATATCTAACTGGAACAAACGAAAAGAAGATCCCAAAGCCCGGAACTCCCTCTTCAATACAGTTCCTGCATCACTGGATATAGCATGGAAAACACAGTTAGAGAACACCTGAGCAGCTCATTTAGAAAGTCTCAAGGCACAGTGCAATCCCAAGCTTTAGGACAGCAGGTCAGCTCAGGATTTTATGTTTCTTACGGAGGTGATGAAGAATGTGGGATAAGTGAA
This window harbors:
- the DUSP22 gene encoding dual specificity protein phosphatase 22 translates to MGNGMNKILPGLFIGNFKDARDVEQLSKNNITHILSIHDSARPMLEGMKYLCIPAADSPSQNLARHFRESIKFIHECRLAGEGCLVHCLAGVSRSVTLVVAYIMTITDFGWEDALSVVRAARSCANPNMGFQRQLQEFEKHDVDQFRQWLKEEYGENSSQDLQEAKNLLSKYKEQAELHQTTGGRQWNNNFSSVPSLSYSNYTTET